One segment of Rosa chinensis cultivar Old Blush chromosome 6, RchiOBHm-V2, whole genome shotgun sequence DNA contains the following:
- the LOC112171292 gene encoding uncharacterized protein LOC112171292, which produces MARRRFPRKILRYLPLTPRLQRLFISKKTAVDMKWHKDKRPDDEYMRHPADSQVWKDFDLKHESFAMDSRNVRLGLSTDGFNPFGNLNTSYSMWPVFLVPYNLPPWKCIKDPYFMMSLLIPGPRAPGNDIDVFLQLLIKELKQLWEVGVDTYDAGSGHNFRLRAALLWTINDFPAYANLSGWSTKGKMVCPTCNDQTPHQWLNNWQKTIYYDHRRFLPQNHRFRKNLEFNGKVEKRLKPALLSGDDVVCQLTHVSQPCFGKGKERKRCADHLNWTKRSIFFDLPYWHTLKLRHNLDVMHIENNICDNILGTLMDTEGKTKDSYKTRLDMEEMGIKSDLHPKCIDGVIKFRPAYYTFNIDERKGFCEFCSCTKLPDGMASNISNCVNNADSKIYGLKSHDCHIILQRLLPVALRGYLSKDVREVIIKLCLFFKELTSKTLRLDVLERLDKDIVVLLCKLELNFPPSFFNIMTHLPIHLAYEAILAGPVQYRWMFPFER; this is translated from the coding sequence ATGGCAAGAAGAAGATTCCCCAGAAAAATCTTGAGATACTTACCTTTAACTCCAAGGCTGCAAAGATTGTTTATATCGAAGAAAACAGCTGTAGATATGAAATGGCACAAGGATAAACGACCAGATGATGAGTATATGAGGCATCCTGCTGATTCTCAAGTGTGGAAGGACTTTGATCTAAAGCATGAGTCATTTGCCATGGATTCTCGCAATGTTAGGCTTGGATTATCAACTGATGGTTTTAATCCATTTGGTAATTTAAATACCTCTTATAGCATGTGGCCTGTTTTTCTTGTTCCATACAATCTTCCGCCGTGGAAATGCATAAAAGATCCATACTTCATGATGTCATTACTTATTCCTGGACCAAGAGCTCCTGGAAATGACATTGACGTGTTTCTACAACTGTTAATCAAAGAATTGAAGCAATTATGGGAGGTTGGGGTTGATACATATGATGCTGGTTCTGGACACAATTTCCGTTTAAGAGCTGCATTATTGTGGACAATAAACGACTTTCCTGCATATGCAAATTTGTCTGGATGGAGTACCAAAGGAAAAATGGTGTGTCCTACTTGCAATGACCAGACACCTCATCAATGGTTGAACAATTGGCAAAAAACTATATATTATGATCATCGTCGTTTTCTGCCACAAAATCACAGATTCAGAAAAAATTTGGAGTTTAATGGTAAAGTTGAGAAGAGATTAAAACCTGCTTTATTATCAGGGGATGATGTGGTTTGCCAATTGACTCATGTTTCACAACCGTGTTTTGGAAAGGGGAAGGAGAGAAAGCGTTGTGCTGATCATTTGAATTGGACAAAACGAAGCATTTTCTTTGACTTACCCTATTGGCACACACTCAAGCTACGCCACAACCTTGATGTAATGCACATAGAAAATAATATTTGTGATAATATTTTGGGTACATTGATGGACACTGAAGGTAAGACGAAGGACTCATATAAGACTCGTCTTGATATGGAAGAGATGGGCATCAAGTCTGATTTACACCCCAAATGTATTGATGGTGTGATTAAGTTTAGACCAGCATATTACACTTTTAATATAGATGAGAGGAAAGGTTTTTGTGAGTTCTGTAGTTGTACGAAACTTCCAGATGGCATGGCTTCAAATATCTCTAATTGTGTGAACAATGCTGATTCTAAGATTTATGGTTTGAAAAGTCACGATTGCCACATTATATTGCAGCGACTTCTTCCTGTAGCCTTGCGTGGGTACTTGTCTAAAGATGTTCGTGAGGTCATTATTAAATTATGTTTATTCTTTAAGGAGTTGACTTCCAAGACTTTGAGATTGGATGTTTTGGAAAGGCTGGATAAGGATATTGTCGTACTCCTATGCAAGTTAGAGTTGAACTTCCCACCCTCATTTTTCAACATTATGACTCATTTGCCAATTCACTTGGCTTATGAGGCCATACTTGCTGGACCAGTACAATATCGATGGATGTTTCCATTTGAGAGGTAA